In a single window of the Anabas testudineus chromosome 19, fAnaTes1.2, whole genome shotgun sequence genome:
- the LOC113156802 gene encoding histone acetyltransferase p300-like isoform X1: protein MDSGPRSGNRAEVSSTRDENGENPVGVNEGVGAPSQNQQSNLLPYGVMHLNANYQGLMNDAGGVGSLPSAPPRKSWHEHVTQDLRNHLVHKLVQAIFPTPDPAALEDPRMKNLVAYARKVEGDMYESANSRDEYYHLLAEKIYKIQKELEEMRRIRRRNPMALTSQCRLAIRRYLQKINKSHCIDQLEIPTSLIHFLQYK, encoded by the exons atggaCTCTGGGCCGCGTTCAGGCAACAGGGCTGAAGTCTCATCCACCCGCGATGAAAATG GTGAAAATCCAGTGGGGGTTAATGAGGGTGTGGGAGCTCCATCTCAGAACCAGCAGTCCAACCTGTTGCCATATGGCGTAATGCATCTAAATGCGAACTATCAAGG TCTGATGAATGATGCCGGTGGGGTTGGCTCCCTGCCCTCAGCTCCGCCGAGGAAGAGCTGGCATGAGCATGTCACGCAAGACCTACGAAACCACTTGGTACACAAACT TGTTCAGGCCATCTTTCCAACTCCAGATCCTGCTGCCCTTGAGGACCCTCGAATGAAGAACCTGGTGGCCTATGCCAGAAAAGTTGAGGGAGACATGTATGAGTCAGCCAACAGTAGA GATGAGTACTATCACCTGCTGGCAGAGAAGATCTATAAGATCCAGAAAGAGCTGGAGGAAATGAGGAGGATCCGGCGAA GAAATCCAATGGCCTTGACCTCACAGTGCCGACTTGCTATCAGAAGATACCTCCAGAAGATCAACAAGAGCCACTGTATTGATCAGCTGGAAATCCCAACAAGTCTCATTCATTTTTTGCAATATAA GTAG
- the LOC113156802 gene encoding histone acetyltransferase p300-like isoform X2: protein MDSGPRSGNRAEVSSTRDENGENPVGVNEGVGAPSQNQQSNLLPYGVMHLNANYQGLMNDAGGVGSLPSAPPRKSWHEHVTQDLRNHLVHKLVQAIFPTPDPAALEDPRMKNLVAYARKVEGDMYESANSRDEYYHLLAEKIYKIQKELEEMRRIRRSECTH from the exons atggaCTCTGGGCCGCGTTCAGGCAACAGGGCTGAAGTCTCATCCACCCGCGATGAAAATG GTGAAAATCCAGTGGGGGTTAATGAGGGTGTGGGAGCTCCATCTCAGAACCAGCAGTCCAACCTGTTGCCATATGGCGTAATGCATCTAAATGCGAACTATCAAGG TCTGATGAATGATGCCGGTGGGGTTGGCTCCCTGCCCTCAGCTCCGCCGAGGAAGAGCTGGCATGAGCATGTCACGCAAGACCTACGAAACCACTTGGTACACAAACT TGTTCAGGCCATCTTTCCAACTCCAGATCCTGCTGCCCTTGAGGACCCTCGAATGAAGAACCTGGTGGCCTATGCCAGAAAAGTTGAGGGAGACATGTATGAGTCAGCCAACAGTAGA GATGAGTACTATCACCTGCTGGCAGAGAAGATCTATAAGATCCAGAAAGAGCTGGAGGAAATGAGGAGGATCCGGCGAAGTGAGTGTACACACT GA